In a single window of the Rhodamnia argentea isolate NSW1041297 chromosome 2, ASM2092103v1, whole genome shotgun sequence genome:
- the LOC115736799 gene encoding endoglucanase 25-like, translating into MHKICNLLFLKEILILKHSPLPSSYQEAYSQTSIFLTMARSDHSIGSPSHNSAVDADVSSVRFVHTSAGRILPSDSRWNSIELSFNLFPQSQTNGYESIPSKFSKSYDYDLIITDKKHFKRVLYIATSIVLVVLALVLLVLFLPRKHKHHGPSNNLTLAVNQALAFFDAQKSGYYPKNSPVKFRGDSGLQDGNATQAGLLGGFYDSGNNIKFSFPTAYTVTLLSWSVLEYHEKYAGIGELDHARDIIRWGSNYLLKLFIPPNVTSDPILYSQVGGAQNDTEGGDNDTSCWQRPEDMSYVRPVSSCDIVASDLAGEVVAGLSAASLVFKDEKNYAIQLTAAAETLFDLAIKEDPTKQGTYSAVDECRGDARAFYNSTSFKDDLVWGGTWLFLATGNASYLEYATRNFSSALQEERAGERGVFYWNNKLLGSAVLLARILYFRDLGYPYEDSFASSANVTESALCSYLSDQSFNKTQGGLILLKPDSRSPLQYAATAAFLSKLYSDYLNLLRRTGGVCRDQVFSVQMLQSFSSSQIDYILGDNPMKMSYIVGFGGQYPLHVHHRSASIPWDGRKYSCSEGDRWLHSQDPNPNILLGAMVGGPDRFDHFIDKRDKPWFTEPSIASNAGLVAALIAHHNPPRHPADSSGINLGIDQTGIFEKIHPPS; encoded by the exons ATGCACAAAATCTGTAATTTgctctttttaaaagaaattctcATCTTAAAGCACAGTCCTCTTCCTTCCTCATATCAAGAAGCATACTCTCAGACCTCGATCTTTTTAACTATGGCCAGGTCGGACCACTCCATTGGTTCGCCTTCACATAATTCTGCAGTGGATGCAGACGTTAGTTCTGTAAGGTTTGTTCACACATCGGCAGGGCGGATTCTGCCATCTGATAGCCGGTGGAATTCCATAGAACTCAGCTTCAACCTCTTTCCTCAGTCACAAACCAATGGTTATGAATCTATCCCCTCCAAATTCTCAAAGTCCTATGACTATGATCTCATTATCACCGATAAGAAACACTTTAAGCGTGTTCTCTACATCGCCACCTCAATAGTACTCGTTGTTCTTGCACTTGTTCTGCTGGTTCTCTTTCTCCCGCGGAAGCATAAGCATCATGGGCCCTCGAACAATCTCACTCTTGCAGTGAACCAGGCACTTGCATTCTTTGATGCTCAAAAGT CTGGGTATTACCCAAAGAACAGTCCGGTGAAATTTCGAGGAGATTCTGGATTGCAAGACGGGAACGCCACGCAGGCTGGCCTTTTAGGTGGTTTTTACGACTCCGGGAACAACATAAAGTTCAGCTTCCCAACTGCATACACCGTCACCTTATTGAGTTGGAGCGTGCTAGAATATCACGAAAAGTATGCTGGTATTGGCGAGCTAGATCATGCGAGAGACATTATCAGATGGGGCAGTAATTACTTGTTGAAGCTCTTTATTCCTCCAAATGTGACTTCGGATCCCATCTTGTATTCTCAG GTTGGAGGTGCTCAGAATGATACCGAGGGTGGGGATAATGACACAAGTTGCTGGCAAAGACCCGAAGACATGAGCTATGTAAGACCCGTTTCATCTTGTGATATTGTGGCGTCGGACTTAGCAGGGGAAGTAGTTGCAGGATTATCAGCGGCATCTTTAGTGTTCAAGGATGAAAAAAACTATGCAATACAATTAACAGCAGCGGCAGAAACTTTGTTTGATCTTGCAATCAAAGAAGATCCAACAAAACAAGGGACCTACAGCGCGGTTGATGAGTGCAGAGGGGACGCCAGAGCGTTTTACAATTCAACAAGCTTCAAAGATGATTTGGTGTGGGGAGGGACTTGGTTGTTCCTTGCTACCGGGAATGCGTCCTATCTCGAATACGCTACTCGCAATTTCAGTTCGGCCCTGCAAGAGGAAAGGGCTGGCGAGAGAGGGGTGTTCTATTGGAACAACAAGCTCCTCGGCAGCGCG GTATTGCTTGCGCGAATTCTCTATTTCCGCGATCTTGGCTACCCTTACGAAGATTCTTTTGCATCATCAGCGAACGTGACCGAGTCAGCCCTCTGCTCATATCTATCGGATCAAAGCTTCAATAAGACACAGG GTGGATTGATACTCTTGAAACCTGATTCCAGGTCGCCACTGCAATATGCAGCGACTGCGGCATTTCTCAGTAAGCTGTATAGCGACTACCTCAATCTTCTCCGGAGGACGGGCGGGGTGTGCCGTGACCAGGTATTCTCAGTCCAGATGTTGCAGAGCTTCTCTTCTTCTCAG ATTGATTATATACTGGGAGATAATCCAATGAAAATGAGCTACATAGTTGGCTTCGGAGGCCAGTACCCGTTGCATGTTCATCACAGGAGCGCATCGATCCCGTGGGATGGTCGGAAGTACTCGTGCAGCGAGGGAGACAGGTGGCTGCACTCCCAGGACCCCAACCCGAATATTCTTTTGGGAGCCATGGTGGGTGGACCGGACCGGTTTGATCACTTCATAGATAAGAGGGACAAACCGTGGTTCACTGAGCCGAGCATTGCGAGCAACGCAGGTCTGGTCGCGGCACTTATTGCACATCACAATCCTCCTCGCCATCCCGCGGACTCAAGCGGCATCAACTTGGGAATAGATCAGACggggattttcgaaaaaatccaTCCGCCTAGTTGA
- the LOC115736873 gene encoding glycolipid transfer protein 3-like → MQVRKEREEEEEEEEAEVGIKRRRKMERWSEIKSAIEEVSMMVKLKPVVTRARNGDGEGEPRDDAFHVPTGPFLSLCSLVLEVLDKVGPTMAVLRLDIHQNVQRVELFKESDPLKYSNLVEMIKKEAGEGNARKSDSCSRAIVWLTRSMDLMAALLQRLAKDPGQKMEQAVEESYNVTLKPWHGWISSAAFKVALQLVPETKTFINLLKTKDESYENFKEDAQTLISLISPVLEEIHSILKLYGLDRLKSI, encoded by the exons ATGCAAGTGAGAAAAgaacgagaagaagaagaagaagaagaggaagcagaGGTTGGTAtcaagagaaggagaaagatgGAGAGATGGTCAGAGATTAAGTCCGCCATTGAAGAGGTCTCTATGATGGTCAAGCTCAAACCAGTCGTGACCAGAGCTAGAAATGGCGATGGAGAAGGCGAGCCGCGTGATGATGCCTTCCATGTACCAACAGggccctttctttctctctgctCCTTAGTCCTTGAAGTTCTTG ATAAGGTTGGCCCAACAATGGCGGTTCTGAGATTAGACATCCATCAAAATGTTCAG CGAGTGGAACTGTTCAAAGAATCCGACCCATTGAAGTATTCGAATTTGGTTGAGATGATAAAGAAAGAGGCAGGTGAAGGCAATGCAAGAAAGAGTGACAGCTGCAGCAGAGCAATAGTTTGGCTTACTAG ATCCATGGACTTGATGGCGGCCTTATTACAAAGGTTAGCTAAGGATCCTGGACAGAAGATGGAACAAGCAGTGGAGGAGTCCTATAATGTCACCTTAAAACCGTGGCATGGATGGATTTCCTCGGCCGCCTTCAAA GTTGCCCTTCAACTGGTGCCCGAAACAAAAACATTCATCAACCTCCTCAAGACAAAAGATGAAAGCTACGAAAACTTCAAAGAGGATGCACAGACCTTAATTTCGTTAATCTCTCCTGTCCTGGAAGAGATCCACAGTATCCTG AAACTTTATGGCTTGGATAGGTTAAAATCTATTTAA
- the LOC115736866 gene encoding uncharacterized protein LOC115736866 — translation MATAATVPLTSARLPRLPRELSLPTATSSASLSSLAPSAPSKMGVFQSRSSVAVPPRKLAVRAARTESERVSLGFRAPQFQLPEPLTGRMWSLEDFESYPALLVMFICNHCPFVKHLKKDIVKLTNFHMKKGLAVIAISSNSVATHPQDGPEFMAEEAKAFNYPFPYLYDESQDVARDFGAVCTPDFYLFKKDGRRPFELVYHGQFDDSRPSNNVPVTGRDLSLAVDCVLSGQPLSLAQKPSVGCSIKWHPEVKV, via the exons ATGGCCACTGCAGCAACCGTCCCTTTAACAAGCGCGCGCCTTCCTCGTCTGCCTCGCGAATTATCATTGCCCACCGCGACTTCGTCAgcgtctctctcctctctcgctCCTTCTGCTCCGTCCAAGATGGGTGTGTTCCAGAGCAGAAGCTCCGTGGCCGTGCCCCCAAGAAAGCTCGCTGTCAGGGCCGCGAGAACCGAGTCCGAGAGAGTCTCTCTCGGCTTCAGAGCTCCGCAATTCCAG CTTCCCGAGCCGCTCACTGGGAGAATGTGGAGCCTTGAAGATTTCGAGTCTTACCCTGCTCTGCTG GTtatgtttatatgcaaccacTGCCCGTTTGTTAAACACTTGAAGAAAGATATTGTAAAGCTCACAAATTTCCACATGAAG AAAGGACTGGCAGTCATTGCGATATCTTCGAACTCTGTAGCTACTCACCCACAG GATGGCCCGGAGTTCATGGCAGAAGAAGCTAAAGCATTCAATTATCCCTTTCCTTATCTATATGATGAG AGCCAGGACGTGGCACGTGATTTTGGAGCTGTTTGCACACCAGATTTCTATTTATTCAAAAAG GATGGGCGGAGGCCATTTGAGCTAGTATACCATGGCCAGTTTGATGACTCTCGACCAAGTAACAATGTGCCTGTTACTGGAAG GGATTTAAGCCTGGCCGTAGACTGCGTTCTCAGTGGACAACCTTTATCATTGGCACAAAAACCTAG TGTTGGATGCAGTATAAAGTGGCATCCAGAGGTGAAAGTGTAA
- the LOC115736792 gene encoding LRR receptor-like serine/threonine-protein kinase RGI2 yields MFGDHNFRSNWFLLKTDGNRTVAAEVAKVSSMSTNEIAIFLLLINLSLFPSTSALNQEGLSLLSWLSTFNSSPSAAFFSSWNFNHQNPCRWDYIKCSDDGFVSEITITSVYIPTPFPAQVLSFNRLTSLVISGANLTGEFPLSIGNLTGLVTLDLSFNHLRGKIPTEVGKLSDLQLLSLNSNSLSGEIPREICNCSRLQQIELVDNQLSGRIPAEIGELQYLEIFRAGGNAGISGEIPMQISSCKELALLGLADTGISGQIPDSLGKLKNLKTLSVYTANLTGKIPPSIGNCSALENLFLYQNQISGTIPDELGRLKNLRRVMLWQNNLRGRIPDTLGNCSQLLVIDFSVNSLSGEIPPSMANLVTLEELLLSQNNISGEISPLIGRLSNLKQLELDNNRFSGEIPATVGQLKKLTLFFAWQNNLHGRIPGELANCEKLQALDLSHNLLTGSIPESLFSLNNLFQLLLISNALDGEIPPNIGDCASLARLRLGSNRLSGKIPLEIGLLSNLTFLELSGNHFSGWIPPEIGNCTQLEMVDLHGNKLEGMIPTTFEALTGLNVLDISVNNIQGTIPENLGKLKSLNKLILSSNKITGLIPRSLGQCMDLQLFDLSCNRITGSIPSEIGHLQGLDILLNLSWNSLSGPIPESFANLSKLANLDISHNALTGSLGVLGNLNNLVSLDVSYNNFSGLLPDTKLFRDLPPTAYAGNPELCVYKDNCRLRRSIHSSKSTRNLVICVLLSIIMTVAIITVGTILFIKIYGGTFRGNDVESDLQWTFTPFQKLNFSVNDILTQLSDSNIIGKGCSGMVYRVETPADQVIAVKRLWPLKNEEIPERDLFSAEVRALGSIRHKNILRLLGCCDNGKTRLLLFDYISNGNLGELLHEKRQFLDWDARYKIILGAAHGLAYLHHDCIPPIVHRDIKSNNILVGPQFEAYLSDFGLAKLVSSSDCSMTANTIAGSYGYMAPEYGYSLKITVKSDVYSFGIVLLEILTAKQPIDKGIPENMHIAAWVNRELRERKSEFTSILDPQLVLSSGTQVQEMAQVLGVSLLCVNPHPEDRPTMKDVVAMLKEIKHENEDHEKPSKAFGSNPKGAVRCSSFARSSEPLIGSTS; encoded by the exons ATGTTCGGTGATCATAACTTCAGAAGCAACTGGTTTTTGCTAAAAACAGATGGAAATAGAACAGTAGCAGCAGAAGTAGCAAAAGTTTCATCCATGTCAACCAATGAAATCGCCATCTTTCTCTTGCTCATCAATCTCTCCCTCTTCCCATCCACCTCAGCCTTGAATCAGGAAGGTCTCTCCCTGCTCTCGTGGCTCTCAACCTTCAATTCATCGCCCTCCGCCgcttttttctcttcatggaACTTCAACCATCAGAATCCATGCAGATGGGACTACATCAAATGCTCCGACGACGGGTTCGTCTCAGAAATAACTATCACATCCGTCTATATTCCAACCCCCTTCCCCGCACAAGTTCTCAGCTTTAACCGCCTCACGTCCCTTGTCATCTCCGGCGCAAACCTCACCGGTGAATTCCCTCTTTCCATAGGGAACTTGACAGGACTAGTCACCTTGGACCTCAGTTTCAATCACCTCAGAGGAAAAATCCCGACCGAGGTCGGTAAATTGTCTGATCTTCAGCTGTTGTCATTGAATTCGAATTCCTTGAGTGGCGAGATTCCTAGAGAAATATGCAACTGTTCAAGGCTTCAGCAAATTGAACTCGTTGATAATCAGCTGTCTGGAAGAATTCCAGCAGAAATAGGCGAATTGCAgtatttagaaatttttcgggcAGGTGGGAATGCAGGCATTAGTGGAGAGATCCCAATGCAGATATCAAGCTGCAAAGAGCTAGCACTCCTGGGCCTCGCGGATACAGGAATTTCAGGGCAGATTCCAGATAGTTTAGGCAAGCTGAAGAACCTGAAGACGCTTTCAGTCTACACGGCAAATCTCACCGGCAAGATTCCGCCCAGCATCGGCAACTGCTCGGCCTTGGAGAATCTGTTTCTCTATCAAAACCAGATTTCTGGCACCATTCCTGATGAATTGGGCCGGCTCAAGAACCTCAGGAGAGTGATGCTGTGGCAGAACAACTTACGCGGCAGGATTCCCGACACTCTCGGGAACTGTTCTCAGTTACTCGTCATCGATTTCTCAGTGAATTCTCTTAGCGGCGAGATTCCTCCATCGATGGCGAACTTAGTCACACTCGAGGAACTCCTACTATCCCAAAATAACATTTCGGGGGAAATATCGCCACTCATTGGCAGATTGTCGAACCTGAAGCAACTAGAATTGGATAACAACAGGTTTTCTGGCGAGATTCCAGCTACTGTTGGGCAACTGAAGAAGCTCACTCTCTTTTTTGCTTGGCAGAATAATCTCCATGGCAGAATACCAGGCGAGCTCGCCAACTGCGAGAAACTTCAAGCATTGGACCTTTCCCATAATCTCCTCACTGGGTCAATCCCGGAGTCTCTGTTCAGTCTCAACAACTTATTCCAATTGTTGCTAATCTCGAATGCCTTGGATGGTGAGATCCCGCCTAACATAGGAGACTGTGCTAGCTTGGCTCGCTTGCGTCTCGGATCAAATCGGCTCAGTGGTAAAATCCCCCTGGAGATTGGGCTCCTCTCCAATCTGACCTTTCTTGAACTCTCCGGGAATCATTTCAGTGGGTGGATCCCCCCAGAAATCGGCAACTGCACTCAGCTGGAAATGGTTGATTTGCATGGAAACAAGCTCGAAGGCATGATCCCAACAACTTTCGAGGCCCTCACAGGCCTCAATGTGCTAGATATTTCTGTGAATAACATACAAGGGACAATCCCTGAGAACTTGGGCAAGCTCAAATCTCTGAATAAGCTAATATTGAGCAGTAACAAGATCACAGGTCTCATTCCACGGTCATTGGGACAATGCATGGATCTTCAGCTATTCGATTTAAGCTGCAATAGGATAACGGGGTCAATTCCATCCGAGATTGGTCATTTGCAAGGATTGGATATTTTGCTGAACTTGAGTTGGAATTCTCTATCAGGACCAATCCCAGAAAGCTTTGCAAATCTATCCAAGCTTGCCAATTTGGATATCTCGCACAATGCGTTGACAGGAAGTCTAGGAGTGCTCGGCAATCTTAACAATCTGGTGTCTCTGGACGTCTCGTACAACAATTTTTCCGGCCTTCTTCCCGATACCAAGTTATTTCGAGATCTGCCTCCAACTGCTTATGCTGGCAACCCAGAGCTCTGCGTTTACAAAGATAACTGCCGCCTGCGCCGGAGCATTCATTCATCAAAATCCACAAGAAACCTCGTCATTTGCGTTCTTCTAAGCATCATAATGACGGTCGCAATCATCACTGTTGGGACAATTCTATTCATCAAAATTTATGGCGGCACGTTCAGGGGAAATGATGTCGAGAGCGATCTGCAATGGACTTTTACCCCCTTCCAGAAGCTCAACTTCTCCGTGAATGATATCCTCACACAACTGTCGGATTCTAACATCATAGGGAAGGGTTGTTCGGGAATGGTTTACCGAGTAGAAACTCCAGCGGACCAGGTCATCGCTGTAAAGAGGCTCTGGCCATTGAAAAATGAGGAGATTCCTGAAAGAGACTTGTTTTCCGCAGAAGTACGGGCCCTAGGATCAATAAGGCACAAGAACATACTGAGGCTCTTGGGTTGCTGTGACAACGGGAAGACTAGGTTGCTCTTGTTCGATTACATCAGCAACGGAAACTTAGGCGAGCTGCTTCACGAGAAGAGGCAGTTCTTGGACTGGGACGCGAGATACAAGATCATATTAGGAGCGGCGCACGGTTTGGCCTATCTTCACCATGATTGCATCCCTCCCATAGTTCATCGAGACATCAAGTCAAACAACATTCTGGTGGGACCGCAGTTCGAAGCATATCTCTCGGATTTCGGCCTGGCAAAGCTAGTTAGTTCTTCAGATTGTTCAATGACCGCCAACACCATTGCTGGCTCGTATGGGTACATGGCTCCTG AATACGGTTACAGCTTGAAGATCACAGTGAAGAGTGATGTGTACAGCTTTGGCATAGTTCTCCTAGAAATTCTGACCGCGAAGCAACCAATTGACAAAGGGATACCCGAAAATATGCACATTGCTGCGTGGGTGAACAGAGAACTCCGAGAAAGGAAAAGCGAGTTCACGTCCATCCTCGACCCGCAACTGGTATTGAGTTCAGGTACACAAGTTCAGGAGATGGCACAGGTTCTTGGGGTATCGCTCCTGTGCGTGAACCCGCATCCGGAGGATCGGCCCACCATGAAAGATGTAGTGGCCATGCTCAAGGAGATCAAGCACGAAAATGAGGATCATGAGAAGCCGAGCAAAGCTTTCGGTAGCAACCCGAAAGGAGCTGTTCGCTGTTCCAGTTTCGCTAGATCATCTGAACCTCTCATCGGATCAACTTCCTAG
- the LOC115736850 gene encoding dof zinc finger protein DOF3.1-like translates to MFAPSSDQAALFQRWGAAGHGGIPAAAPSCPRCASGHTKFCYYNNYSLSQPRYFCKSCRRYWTKGGSIRNVPVGGGCRKNRRGAAKPSSRSQAPASGQPEHASLAVGQPDSVGRDQGVESPQSGSPAAAAGEPDIDMAAVFAKFLNYEQTKSSSQDLTGLTSSAVTPESVQTAASLDLVGEPAEPPLEAPHFELEGLFMETNGFDHHESAGDLLWGDTDTTSCLANFGWQPMVQLQDIGTSPSDDQFRLLPTNDNFWSSFDLSGFELSSRP, encoded by the coding sequence ATGTTCGCGCCCTCGAGCGACCAAGCGGCGCTGTTCCAGCGGTGGGGGGCCGCAGGCCATGGTGGCATCCCCGCCGCGGCCCCGAGCTGCCCCCGCTGCGCCTCTGGCCACACCAAGTTCTGCTACTACAACAACTACAGCCTCTCTCAGCCCCGATACTTCTGCAAGTCCTGCCGCCGGTACTGGACCAAGGGCGGCTCGATCCGCAATGTCCCCGTCGGTGGCGGCTGCCGCAAGAACCGACGCGGCGCAGCGAAGCCTTCCTCCAGGTCGCAGGCTCCAGCCTCTGGCCAGCCCGAGCACGCTTCCCTTGCTGTTGGTCAGCCTGACTCAGTGGGCAGGGATCAGGGCGTAGAGTCTCCTCAGAGTGGCTCGCCAGCCGCCGCAGCTGGTGAGCCGGATATCGACATGGCGGCGGTTTTCGCCAAGTTCTTGAATTATGAGCAGACGAAGTCCAGCTCTCAAGATTTGACAGGTTTGACCTCAAGTGCGGTGACGCCGGAGAGCGTGCAGACGGCAGCGTCGCTTGATCTCGTTGGGGAGCCGGCTGAGCCGCCTCTGGAAGCTCCTCACTTTGAGCTTGAAGGGCTGTTCATGGAAACAAATGGTTTCGATCACCATGAATCAGCGGGCGACTTATTATGGGGTGACACTGACACGACGTCGTGCTTGGCGAATTTCGGGTGGCAGCCCATGGTGCAGCTACAGGATATCGGAACGTCGCCGTCCGATGACCAGTTCAGATTGCTTCCGACGAATGATAACTTTTGGAGCTCATTCGATCTTTCGGGGTTTGAGCTGTCCTCGAGGCCTTGA